Proteins encoded by one window of Phytohabitans houttuyneae:
- the rlmN gene encoding 23S rRNA (adenine(2503)-C(2))-methyltransferase RlmN: MTSLPVLPISPDAPGRRPALPPRHLADLDLAGRQALVAELGEPAFRAKQLSTHYFGRLVRDPAQMTDLPAATRDRLAGSLMPRLLTPVREMACDDGATRKALWRLHDGSLVESVLMGYPDRVTVCISSQAGCGMACPFCATGQAGLTRNLSTAEIVDQAVYLAGVAASGAVSGSPPRLSHVVFMGMGEPLANYSRVVDAVRRLCAPAPEGLGLSQRHVTVSTVGLVPAMRRLAGEGLSVTLALSLHAPDDELRDELVPVNQRWKVAEVLDAAWDYASRTGRRVSVEYAMIRDVNDQPWRADLLGRLLAGRSTHVNLIPLNPTPGSRWDASPKPVEREFVRRLREAGVSTTVRDTRGREIDGACGQLAASETGSADGR, encoded by the coding sequence ATGACGAGCCTGCCCGTACTCCCGATCAGCCCTGACGCGCCGGGGCGCCGCCCGGCGCTGCCCCCGCGACACCTCGCCGACCTCGATCTGGCCGGCCGGCAGGCGTTGGTGGCGGAGCTGGGCGAGCCGGCGTTCCGGGCCAAGCAGCTGTCCACCCACTACTTCGGGCGGCTCGTGCGCGACCCCGCGCAGATGACCGACTTACCTGCCGCCACCCGCGACCGCCTGGCCGGCTCGCTGATGCCCCGCCTGCTCACCCCGGTGCGCGAGATGGCCTGCGACGACGGCGCCACCCGCAAGGCGCTGTGGCGGCTGCACGACGGCTCGCTGGTCGAGAGCGTGCTGATGGGCTACCCGGACCGCGTCACCGTCTGTATCTCCAGCCAGGCAGGCTGCGGCATGGCCTGCCCCTTCTGCGCCACCGGCCAGGCCGGCCTCACCCGCAACCTGTCCACCGCCGAGATCGTCGACCAGGCCGTCTACCTGGCCGGTGTGGCCGCCTCGGGTGCCGTCTCCGGCTCGCCGCCGCGGCTGTCGCACGTGGTGTTCATGGGCATGGGCGAGCCGCTGGCCAACTACTCCCGGGTCGTCGATGCGGTCCGGCGGCTGTGCGCGCCGGCGCCGGAGGGGCTCGGGCTCTCCCAGCGCCATGTGACGGTCTCCACGGTCGGGTTGGTGCCGGCGATGCGTAGGCTGGCGGGAGAGGGACTCTCCGTAACCCTTGCGCTGTCGTTGCACGCGCCCGATGATGAGCTGCGCGACGAACTCGTGCCCGTCAACCAACGCTGGAAGGTCGCTGAGGTGCTGGACGCCGCGTGGGACTACGCCTCCCGCACGGGTCGCCGCGTGTCCGTCGAATACGCGATGATCAGGGATGTGAACGATCAGCCGTGGCGAGCCGACCTGCTGGGGCGGCTGCTCGCCGGGCGGTCGACCCACGTAAACCTCATCCCGCTCAACCCGACGCCGGGCAGCCGCTGGGATGCGAGCCCGAAGCCGGTCGAGCGGGAGTTCGTGCGGCGCTTGCGCGAAGCCGGCGTTTCGACCACAGTGCGTGACACGCGAGGTCGGGAGATTGACGGCGCGTGCGGACAGCTGGCCGCCAGCGAGACCGGCAGCGCGGACGGAAGGTGA
- a CDS encoding DUF6325 family protein → MTREEVVERAPLDLVVVQFPGDVPGDRLAPELRRLAEFGTIRIIDIAFVRKEDDGTVITFEIGERAGEDTYEALDQVVQAVDGLIGESDLMEIGEELEPGTTAGVLLWENTWASEVRRIVAEAGGQVAYAERIPGAVVRAVEAAAI, encoded by the coding sequence ATGACCAGGGAAGAAGTCGTGGAGCGGGCGCCGCTGGACCTGGTGGTCGTCCAGTTTCCCGGCGACGTTCCGGGAGACCGGCTCGCGCCGGAGCTGCGGCGGTTGGCTGAGTTCGGCACTATCCGGATCATCGACATCGCCTTTGTACGCAAGGAAGACGACGGCACCGTCATCACCTTCGAGATTGGTGAGCGTGCCGGCGAAGACACGTACGAGGCGTTGGACCAGGTCGTGCAGGCCGTCGACGGGCTCATCGGTGAGTCCGACCTGATGGAGATCGGCGAGGAGCTCGAGCCGGGTACGACCGCCGGCGTGCTGTTGTGGGAAAACACCTGGGCCAGCGAGGTGCGGCGGATCGTCGCCGAGGCTGGCGGGCAGGTGGCCTACGCCGAACGGATACCTGGCGCTGTCGTCCGCGCCGTCGAGGCCGCCGCCATCTGA
- the pyrH gene encoding UMP kinase: protein MDDPTAPPPGRSRRVVLKLSGEVFGGGAVGVDPDVVQAVARQIASVVRRGVQVSVVVGGGNFFRGAELQKRGMDRARADYMGMLGTVMNCLALQDFLEKEGIETRVQTAINMAQVAEPYIPLRAIRHLEKGRVVIFGAGAGMPYFSTDTVAAQRALEIHADVVLMSKNGVDGVYTADPRTDPTAVKLDTITFDETLQRGLRVADAAAFSLCRDNGLPMLVFGAEGDDTIVKAVSGERIGTLITAN from the coding sequence ATGGACGATCCGACCGCACCGCCCCCCGGGCGTTCGCGCCGCGTGGTGCTCAAGCTTTCCGGTGAGGTCTTCGGCGGCGGCGCGGTCGGTGTCGACCCCGATGTCGTGCAGGCCGTGGCCCGGCAGATCGCGAGCGTCGTGCGTCGCGGCGTGCAGGTCTCGGTTGTCGTCGGCGGTGGCAACTTCTTCCGCGGCGCCGAGCTGCAAAAGCGCGGGATGGACCGGGCCCGCGCCGACTACATGGGCATGCTCGGCACGGTCATGAACTGCCTGGCGCTCCAGGACTTCCTGGAGAAGGAGGGCATCGAGACGCGGGTGCAGACCGCGATCAACATGGCCCAGGTCGCCGAGCCGTACATCCCGCTGCGCGCCATCCGCCACCTGGAGAAGGGGCGCGTCGTGATCTTCGGCGCGGGCGCCGGCATGCCGTACTTCTCGACCGACACCGTCGCCGCGCAGCGGGCCCTGGAGATCCACGCCGATGTCGTGCTGATGAGCAAAAACGGTGTCGACGGCGTGTACACGGCCGACCCGCGCACCGACCCCACCGCCGTCAAGCTCGACACGATCACCTTCGACGAGACGCTGCAGCGAGGCCTGCGGGTCGCCGACGCCGCCGCTTTCAGCTTGTGCCGCGACAACGGTCTGCCGATGCTGGTGTTCGGAGCCGAGGGCGACGACACGATCGTCAAGGCTGTGAGCGGCGAGCGCATCGGCACGCTGATCACGGCCAACTAG
- a CDS encoding M1 family metallopeptidase, with the protein MMDSAATPWWRLGRFAACSVLVAATTAVVTPAPAAAGGRFPPGAAGVGDPYFPTYGNGGYDVAHYDLDIRYAPSTDLLTGRAVIRARATANLSSFNLDFVGLTIDGLFVDGRPAAYSRAGQELTIQRTLREGSVFTVDVRYHGVPEPFPIQFPVRAWPSGFLHTDDGAVVAGFPEVAASWYPVNDHPIDKASYSFAITVPAGLEAIANGVPRGQTSRAGWTTWRWEQRTPMISYLATAAIGEFDVRTTWREGRPTVIAIDPDLPPGFADDAVARTDEITDFFAGYFGPYPFEANGAIVDDFPDLVFSLELQTRPIYSLDQFDQGATTRETYVVAHEIAHQWFGDSVGLRQWDDIWLNEGFATYAADYLWREHLGEGTAQEVFDFFYAEPPDSPIWTPPPGDPGPGDLDLFGPSVNYRGAMTLHALRMTVGEDAFWRIVRAWYAEQRNGSGSTGDFAALSERISGQQLEGLFEAWLFTGSKPPYPQGAAPVPSVLVSPGLGPLRRHTPGR; encoded by the coding sequence ATGATGGACTCCGCAGCGACGCCGTGGTGGCGGCTCGGACGGTTCGCTGCCTGCTCGGTGCTGGTCGCCGCCACCACGGCGGTGGTGACACCCGCGCCCGCGGCCGCTGGTGGCCGGTTTCCGCCGGGGGCGGCCGGCGTCGGCGATCCCTACTTCCCGACGTACGGCAACGGCGGCTACGACGTCGCGCACTACGACCTCGACATCCGGTACGCGCCGAGCACAGACCTGCTGACCGGGCGCGCGGTGATCCGGGCGCGCGCCACCGCAAACCTGTCCAGCTTCAACCTCGATTTCGTCGGGCTCACGATCGACGGTCTGTTTGTCGACGGGCGGCCGGCGGCCTACTCCCGGGCGGGGCAGGAGCTGACCATCCAGCGCACCCTGCGCGAAGGATCGGTCTTCACCGTCGACGTGCGCTACCACGGCGTGCCCGAGCCCTTCCCCATCCAGTTTCCGGTCCGCGCATGGCCATCGGGGTTCCTGCACACCGACGACGGCGCGGTGGTGGCTGGGTTTCCGGAGGTCGCCGCGAGCTGGTACCCGGTAAACGACCACCCCATCGACAAGGCGAGCTACTCGTTCGCGATCACGGTGCCGGCCGGGCTGGAGGCGATCGCGAACGGCGTGCCGCGCGGGCAGACCAGCCGGGCCGGCTGGACGACGTGGCGGTGGGAGCAGCGCACGCCGATGATCAGCTATCTGGCGACGGCCGCGATCGGTGAGTTCGACGTGCGGACCACGTGGCGAGAGGGCCGGCCGACGGTGATCGCCATCGATCCGGACCTGCCACCGGGCTTCGCGGACGACGCCGTGGCGCGCACCGACGAGATCACCGACTTCTTCGCCGGCTACTTCGGCCCGTACCCCTTCGAGGCCAACGGCGCGATCGTGGACGACTTCCCCGACCTTGTGTTCTCCCTTGAGCTCCAGACCCGGCCGATCTACTCGCTGGACCAGTTCGACCAGGGAGCGACAACCCGCGAGACGTACGTCGTCGCGCACGAGATCGCCCACCAGTGGTTCGGCGACAGCGTGGGGCTGCGCCAATGGGACGACATCTGGCTCAACGAGGGCTTCGCGACGTACGCGGCGGACTACCTGTGGAGAGAGCACCTGGGCGAGGGCACCGCGCAGGAGGTCTTCGACTTCTTCTACGCCGAGCCGCCGGACAGTCCGATCTGGACACCGCCGCCCGGCGATCCCGGCCCCGGCGACCTCGACCTGTTTGGCCCGTCAGTCAACTACCGCGGCGCGATGACGCTGCACGCGCTGCGGATGACCGTGGGCGAAGACGCGTTCTGGCGGATCGTGCGCGCCTGGTACGCCGAGCAGCGCAACGGCAGCGGCTCCACCGGCGACTTCGCGGCACTCTCCGAGCGGATCTCCGGCCAGCAGCTCGAGGGGCTCTTCGAGGCGTGGCTGTTTACCGGAAGCAAGCCGCCGTACCCGCAGGGCGCCGCACCGGTCCCCTCGGTGCTCGTCAGCCCAGGACTTGGGCCTTTGCGGCGGCATACTCCTGGTCGGTGA
- the rpsB gene encoding 30S ribosomal protein S2: MAVVTMRQLLESGVHFGHQTRRWNPKMKRFIFTERNGIYIIDLRQTLDYIEKAYDFVRGTVAEGGSILFVGTKKQAQEAIAEQATRVGQPYVNHRWLGGMLTNFQTVYKRLQRMKELESLDLTGTAAGYTKKETLQLSREKDKLSRTLGGLRDMQKVPAAIWVVDTKKEHIAVDEARKLGIPVIAVLDTNCDPDEVDFPIPGNDDAIRSAELLTKVVATAVADGLIARSGRATRSGAEEKPEPGVVGADEPLPEWERELLEDTEKKADEPAPAAAE, encoded by the coding sequence ATGGCCGTAGTGACCATGCGCCAGCTGCTGGAGAGCGGTGTCCACTTCGGGCACCAGACTCGCCGCTGGAACCCGAAGATGAAGCGGTTCATCTTCACCGAGCGCAACGGTATCTACATCATCGACCTGCGCCAGACGCTCGACTACATCGAGAAGGCGTACGACTTCGTCCGCGGCACCGTCGCTGAGGGCGGCAGCATCCTGTTCGTCGGCACGAAGAAGCAGGCCCAGGAGGCGATCGCTGAGCAGGCGACGCGGGTCGGCCAGCCGTACGTCAACCACCGCTGGCTCGGTGGCATGCTGACCAACTTCCAGACCGTGTACAAGCGGCTGCAGCGCATGAAGGAGCTGGAGTCGCTCGACCTGACCGGCACCGCCGCGGGGTACACGAAGAAGGAGACCCTCCAGCTGTCCCGCGAGAAGGACAAGCTGAGCCGCACGCTCGGTGGCCTGCGCGACATGCAGAAGGTGCCGGCCGCGATCTGGGTGGTCGACACCAAGAAGGAGCACATCGCCGTCGACGAGGCCCGCAAGCTGGGCATCCCGGTGATCGCCGTGCTCGACACCAACTGCGACCCGGACGAGGTCGACTTCCCGATCCCGGGTAACGACGACGCGATCCGTTCCGCCGAGCTGCTGACCAAGGTTGTCGCGACGGCGGTCGCCGACGGCCTGATCGCCCGCTCCGGCCGCGCGACCCGCAGCGGTGCCGAGGAGAAGCCCGAGCCTGGTGTGGTCGGCGCTGACGAGCCGCTGCCCGAGTGGGAGCGCGAGCTGCTCGAGGACACCGAGAAGAAGGCGGACGAGCCGGCGCCGGCCGCCGCCGAGTAG
- a CDS encoding S8 family peptidase: protein MFGLVAVFMTIAVPLATPAPAPSHTPAPAPAPSTSDSVYIVVTTGAIQAEAVADRYGVTARHTYSTALHGFSATMTAEQAGSLLRDPAVAYVQRSIAHHLTDTQSGPPSWGLDRVDQRALPLDSAYTYPSDAASVHAYVIDTGVRTTHADFGGRAESGFDAIDGGPADDCHGHGTHVAGTIAGTAHGVAKAARVVAVRVLDCAGGGTTETVLAGVDWLAANVRKPAVANMSLGGGPDPALDDGVRRAIASGITFALSAGNGSGGEPRPACNQSPARVGEALTVSATDRDDARARWANTGGCVDLFAPGVGIMSAWGASDDATRSLSGTSMAAPHVTGAAALYLAEHPEATPPEVAAAVIAAATPGAVRDPLDGSPNLLLHIGDAVPICPPTTPGPPPSPSPSLSPTPSPSPSVTPSPDPTASPSASPSASPGR from the coding sequence GTGTTCGGTCTCGTCGCCGTGTTCATGACCATCGCGGTGCCGCTGGCCACGCCGGCGCCCGCCCCGTCGCACACACCTGCGCCCGCACCGGCTCCGTCCACGAGCGACAGCGTCTACATCGTTGTGACCACTGGCGCGATCCAGGCCGAGGCGGTCGCTGACCGGTACGGCGTCACCGCCCGCCACACCTACAGCACCGCGCTGCACGGCTTCTCCGCCACGATGACCGCCGAACAGGCCGGCTCGCTGCTGCGCGACCCCGCGGTGGCGTACGTGCAGCGCAGCATCGCCCACCACCTCACCGACACCCAGTCCGGCCCGCCGTCGTGGGGCCTGGACCGCGTCGACCAGCGGGCGCTGCCGCTCGACAGCGCGTACACCTACCCGAGCGACGCCGCCAGCGTCCACGCGTACGTGATCGACACCGGCGTGCGCACCACCCACGCGGACTTCGGCGGGCGGGCCGAGAGCGGCTTCGACGCCATCGACGGCGGCCCGGCGGACGACTGCCACGGCCACGGCACGCACGTGGCCGGCACGATCGCCGGTACCGCGCACGGCGTGGCCAAGGCCGCCCGCGTAGTCGCGGTCCGCGTGCTCGACTGTGCCGGCGGCGGGACCACCGAGACGGTCCTGGCCGGCGTCGACTGGCTGGCCGCCAACGTCCGTAAGCCCGCCGTCGCCAACATGAGCCTGGGTGGCGGCCCCGACCCGGCCCTGGACGACGGCGTACGGCGGGCCATCGCCAGCGGCATCACCTTCGCGCTGTCGGCCGGCAACGGCTCCGGCGGCGAGCCCCGCCCGGCCTGCAACCAGTCACCCGCCCGCGTCGGCGAGGCGCTCACCGTCTCGGCCACCGACCGCGACGACGCCCGCGCCCGGTGGGCCAACACCGGCGGCTGCGTCGACCTCTTCGCGCCCGGCGTGGGGATCATGTCCGCGTGGGGCGCCTCCGACGACGCCACCCGCAGCCTGAGCGGCACCTCGATGGCGGCACCGCACGTGACCGGCGCCGCCGCCCTCTACCTGGCCGAGCATCCCGAGGCCACACCGCCGGAGGTTGCGGCAGCCGTGATCGCCGCCGCGACGCCGGGCGCCGTCCGGGATCCTCTCGATGGCAGCCCGAACCTGCTGCTCCACATCGGCGACGCGGTCCCGATCTGCCCGCCGACGACACCGGGCCCGCCGCCGTCGCCCTCACCGTCGTTGTCGCCCACACCTTCGCCTTCGCCTTCCGTCACGCCTTCGCCGGATCCGACCGCCTCGCCCTCCGCCTCGCCCTCTGCCAGCCCGGGGCGGTGA
- a CDS encoding DivIVA domain-containing protein: MASQGQRFRRRALRRGYKVDEVDAFLDRVEATLAGDPVGAPVASQEVHDVVFRVRFGGYDEWQVDLHLDRVERQLAELEERGGYGRVPDRMGPPDRLAPADRMGPPDRLGPPDRMGPPDRMGGGPMTERIGPPLRDDRMPPGGPPMPQRPMPAQAGRDPYGRYDDQGGYDQTGGYGGGNGFDGPPGRGGFDGPPPGRGGFDGPPPGRGGFDGPPPGRGGYDGPPPGRGGYDGPPTGGFGAPPGGFGGPPDDRYGGDERFDGFAEPGRHGKDMTAEMRLGGPSMGGPPPGMPGLPPELQRIDQLRRGFQVRRFGSGYDPAQVDRLFEGIFNAVTGRGPMPMSPNEIDRAQFGLVPGGYFEAEVDAALKEVKDILRGQ; the protein is encoded by the coding sequence GTGGCTAGTCAGGGTCAGCGGTTCCGGCGCCGGGCGCTGCGTCGCGGTTACAAGGTCGATGAGGTGGACGCCTTCCTCGACCGCGTGGAGGCCACCCTGGCCGGCGACCCGGTGGGAGCCCCGGTCGCCTCGCAGGAGGTCCACGACGTGGTCTTCCGCGTGCGCTTCGGCGGCTACGACGAGTGGCAGGTCGACCTCCACCTCGACCGCGTCGAGCGGCAGCTCGCCGAGCTGGAGGAGCGCGGCGGCTACGGCCGCGTCCCCGACCGCATGGGCCCGCCCGACCGCCTCGCCCCCGCCGACCGCATGGGCCCGCCAGACCGGCTGGGCCCGCCGGACCGCATGGGCCCACCCGATCGCATGGGTGGCGGCCCGATGACGGAGCGTATCGGCCCGCCGCTGCGCGACGACCGCATGCCCCCCGGCGGCCCCCCGATGCCCCAGCGCCCGATGCCCGCCCAGGCTGGCCGCGACCCCTACGGCCGCTACGACGACCAGGGCGGCTACGACCAGACCGGCGGCTACGGCGGCGGCAACGGCTTCGACGGCCCGCCCGGCCGCGGCGGCTTCGACGGCCCTCCACCCGGACGCGGTGGCTTCGACGGCCCGCCCCCGGGCCGCGGCGGCTTCGACGGACCCCCGCCCGGACGTGGCGGCTATGACGGCCCGCCCCCCGGCCGCGGCGGTTACGACGGCCCTCCGACCGGCGGCTTCGGCGCACCCCCCGGCGGCTTCGGCGGCCCGCCCGACGACCGCTACGGCGGCGACGAACGCTTCGACGGCTTCGCCGAGCCCGGCCGCCACGGCAAGGACATGACAGCCGAGATGCGCCTGGGGGGCCCTTCCATGGGCGGCCCGCCGCCCGGCATGCCCGGCCTGCCCCCGGAGCTCCAGCGCATCGACCAGCTGCGCCGCGGCTTCCAGGTGCGGCGCTTCGGCAGCGGCTACGACCCGGCCCAGGTCGACCGCCTCTTCGAGGGCATCTTCAACGCGGTGACCGGCCGCGGCCCGATGCCCATGAGCCCCAACGAGATCGACCGGGCGCAGTTCGGCCTTGTGCCGGGCGGCTACTTCGAGGCCGAGGTGGACGCCGCGCTCAAGGAGGTCAAGGACATCCTCCGCGGCCAGTGA
- the tsf gene encoding translation elongation factor Ts — MANFTAADVKKLRDLTGAGMMDAKKALDEAEGDFDKAVEVLRIKGAKDVGKRAGRTAANGLVAHSGKALLELNCETDFVAKNADFVALAQRLVEHGDTAGLTTAEELLSSTLADGQTVADAVQDLSAKIGEKLVLNRYGVVDGTAAVYLHRKSQDLPPAVGVLVEYTGKTDEAGDADARGVAMQIAAMRPKYLTREEVPADVVESERRIAEQTAREEGKPEAALPKIVDGRVNAFFKDFVLLEQASVADNKKSVKQVLGEAGIEVTRFVRFEVGQA; from the coding sequence ATGGCCAACTTCACCGCCGCGGACGTCAAGAAGCTCCGCGACCTCACCGGCGCCGGCATGATGGACGCCAAGAAGGCGCTCGACGAGGCGGAGGGCGACTTCGACAAGGCTGTCGAGGTCCTGCGCATCAAGGGTGCGAAGGACGTGGGCAAGCGTGCCGGGCGCACCGCCGCCAACGGCCTGGTGGCGCACTCGGGCAAGGCGCTGCTCGAGCTCAACTGCGAGACCGACTTCGTCGCCAAGAACGCCGATTTCGTCGCGCTGGCCCAGCGCCTTGTCGAGCACGGTGACACCGCCGGTCTGACCACCGCTGAGGAGCTGCTGTCCTCGACGCTGGCCGACGGGCAGACCGTGGCCGACGCGGTGCAGGACCTGTCCGCCAAGATCGGCGAAAAGCTGGTGCTCAACCGCTACGGCGTCGTCGACGGCACCGCCGCGGTCTACCTGCATCGCAAGAGCCAGGACCTGCCGCCGGCGGTCGGCGTGCTGGTGGAGTACACCGGCAAGACCGACGAGGCGGGCGACGCCGACGCGCGTGGCGTGGCGATGCAGATCGCCGCGATGCGCCCGAAGTACCTGACCCGCGAGGAGGTGCCGGCCGATGTCGTGGAGTCGGAGCGCCGCATCGCCGAGCAGACCGCGCGCGAGGAGGGCAAGCCGGAGGCGGCGCTGCCCAAGATCGTTGACGGTCGGGTGAACGCCTTCTTCAAGGACTTCGTCCTGCTGGAGCAGGCGTCGGTCGCCGACAACAAGAAGTCGGTCAAGCAGGTGCTCGGCGAGGCCGGCATCGAAGTGACCCGCTTCGTGCGCTTCGAGGTCGGCCAGGCCTGA
- a CDS encoding SHOCT domain-containing protein: MLGRPMVRRGRPGLLGTMARTAVIAGTASATTGAVHGWRGRRQQQAAQEEAARQAAHEQRQPQQSAPPPAPSDLAGKLQQLADLHASGALTDQEYAAAKAQVLG; encoded by the coding sequence ATGCTTGGACGTCCCATGGTGCGGCGCGGCCGGCCTGGCCTGCTGGGCACCATGGCCCGCACCGCGGTCATCGCCGGCACCGCCAGCGCGACCACCGGTGCGGTCCACGGCTGGCGGGGCCGGCGGCAGCAGCAGGCCGCCCAGGAGGAGGCTGCCCGGCAGGCGGCCCACGAGCAGCGGCAGCCGCAGCAGTCGGCACCGCCGCCTGCCCCTTCAGACCTGGCCGGCAAGCTCCAGCAGCTCGCCGACCTGCACGCCAGCGGCGCACTCACCGACCAGGAGTATGCCGCCGCAAAGGCCCAAGTCCTGGGCTGA
- a CDS encoding DUF2631 domain-containing protein has protein sequence MAGSEPVTSPDQRKPGGRKASRIGAVFTILVLLSLLIGNHTGRVEDVFLIVIAGVLTLILIGDVVLRRNGLRS, from the coding sequence GTGGCGGGTAGCGAGCCGGTGACCTCACCGGACCAGCGCAAGCCGGGCGGCCGTAAGGCTTCCCGCATCGGCGCGGTTTTCACGATCCTGGTGCTGCTGTCCTTGCTGATCGGCAACCACACCGGCCGCGTCGAGGACGTCTTCCTGATCGTCATCGCCGGCGTGCTCACGCTGATCCTGATCGGCGACGTGGTGCTGCGCCGAAACGGCCTGCGTTCCTAG
- the frr gene encoding ribosome recycling factor translates to MIDDTLLEAEEKMERAVEHAKEEFAAIRTGRANAAMFSKIIIDYYGSPTPLTQMASVGTPEPRMAIIKPYDASQLGAMEKAIRDSDLGVNPNNEGTQLRILLPQMTEERRRDMIKVARHKGEEAKVAIRNVRRKAKEELDRIVKDGEAGEDDGRRAEKDLDDTTHRYVTHIDELVKHKETELLEV, encoded by the coding sequence GTGATCGACGACACCCTCCTCGAGGCCGAGGAAAAGATGGAGCGCGCGGTCGAGCACGCCAAGGAGGAGTTCGCGGCGATCCGCACCGGGCGCGCCAACGCGGCGATGTTCTCCAAGATCATCATTGACTACTACGGCAGCCCCACCCCGCTGACCCAGATGGCCTCCGTGGGCACCCCCGAGCCACGGATGGCGATCATCAAGCCCTACGACGCTTCGCAGCTCGGCGCGATGGAAAAGGCGATCCGCGACTCCGACCTGGGCGTCAACCCCAACAACGAGGGCACCCAGCTGCGCATCCTGCTGCCGCAGATGACCGAGGAGCGCCGCCGCGACATGATCAAGGTGGCCCGCCACAAGGGCGAGGAAGCCAAGGTCGCGATCCGCAACGTGCGCCGCAAGGCCAAGGAAGAGCTGGACCGCATCGTCAAGGACGGCGAGGCCGGCGAAGACGACGGCCGCCGTGCGGAGAAGGACCTCGACGACACCACCCACCGGTACGTGACGCACATCGACGAGCTCGTGAAGCACAAGGAAACCGAGCTGCTCGAGGTCTGA
- a CDS encoding Rieske 2Fe-2S domain-containing protein, which translates to MRVTGTGHASMRIDTAAGSILCDPWVNPAYFASWFPFPDNSLLDWESLGRTDYLYVSHLHRDHFDAEHLKRFVSKKATVLLPEYPTSELEDELRELGFTSFIETKTNEVLELDGGLKVMIQALTSPTDGPIGDSSLWVEYGGVRLLNQNDARPTDLSTFAELGHVHAHMLQFSGAIWYPMVYELPQTAKTAFGKQKRDRQFDRTFRYIDDLKASHVFPIAGPPCFLDDELWQFNDIFGDEGNIFPDQSVFMAEYAKVGGTNGVVLLPGSVSELTADSCTTTHPTDVDEFFANKRAHLEEMRERKRPVIEAAKASWRHPEIDVLKEMKRVIEPLLDESIYLAKGVGGPVRFDLVGYDGESVESIVVDFPEGQVRPYGDEKVRYRFRTERALVEHLLHIGEVDWVNSLFLSCRFSAARIGQYNEFVYAFFKCLSEERLQYAEGWYDEHFQNADKEDIRLGDWVVQRRCPHLKADLTRFGIVDGNQLTCQLHGWKFDLASGRCLTSVGHEIRASKAPAPANRSE; encoded by the coding sequence GTGCGAGTGACGGGTACCGGGCACGCGAGCATGCGGATCGACACGGCCGCGGGCAGTATCCTGTGCGACCCGTGGGTCAACCCGGCGTATTTCGCGTCGTGGTTCCCCTTCCCGGACAACTCGCTGTTGGACTGGGAGAGTTTGGGGCGTACCGACTACCTGTATGTGTCTCACCTGCACCGGGACCACTTCGACGCGGAGCATCTGAAGCGTTTTGTGTCGAAGAAGGCGACGGTGCTGCTGCCGGAGTACCCGACGAGCGAGCTTGAGGATGAGCTGCGGGAGTTGGGGTTCACGAGCTTCATCGAGACGAAGACCAACGAGGTGTTGGAGCTCGATGGTGGGCTGAAGGTGATGATCCAGGCGTTGACGTCGCCGACGGACGGGCCGATCGGGGACTCGTCGCTGTGGGTGGAGTACGGCGGGGTGCGGCTGCTGAACCAGAACGACGCGCGGCCGACGGACCTGTCGACATTCGCGGAGTTGGGGCATGTGCACGCGCACATGCTGCAGTTCTCTGGCGCGATCTGGTACCCGATGGTGTACGAGCTGCCGCAGACGGCGAAGACCGCGTTCGGTAAGCAGAAGCGGGATCGGCAGTTCGACCGCACATTCCGTTACATCGACGATCTCAAGGCGTCGCATGTGTTCCCGATCGCGGGTCCGCCGTGTTTTCTGGATGACGAGCTGTGGCAGTTCAACGACATCTTCGGCGACGAGGGCAACATCTTCCCGGACCAGTCGGTGTTCATGGCGGAGTACGCCAAGGTTGGCGGAACCAACGGTGTGGTGTTGTTGCCCGGCTCGGTGTCGGAGCTGACCGCGGACTCGTGCACGACGACGCATCCGACCGATGTGGACGAGTTCTTCGCCAACAAGCGGGCGCACCTGGAGGAGATGCGGGAGCGTAAGCGTCCGGTCATCGAGGCGGCGAAGGCGTCGTGGCGGCACCCCGAGATCGACGTGCTCAAGGAGATGAAGCGGGTCATCGAGCCGCTGCTGGACGAGTCGATCTATCTGGCCAAGGGTGTGGGTGGGCCGGTCCGCTTCGACCTGGTCGGGTATGACGGGGAGTCGGTCGAGTCGATCGTGGTGGACTTTCCGGAGGGGCAGGTGCGGCCCTACGGCGATGAGAAGGTCCGCTACCGCTTCCGCACCGAGCGGGCCCTTGTCGAGCACCTGCTGCACATCGGTGAGGTCGACTGGGTCAACTCGCTGTTTCTGTCCTGCCGCTTCTCCGCGGCCCGGATCGGTCAGTACAACGAGTTCGTGTACGCGTTCTTCAAGTGCCTGTCCGAGGAGCGGCTGCAGTACGCCGAGGGCTGGTACGACGAGCACTTCCAGAACGCCGACAAGGAAGACATCCGCCTGGGCGACTGGGTCGTGCAGCGCCGCTGCCCGCACCTGAAGGCCGACCTGACCCGCTTCGGGATCGTCGACGGCAACCAGCTCACCTGCCAGCTGCACGGCTGGAAGTTCGACCTGGCCAGCGGGCGGTGCCTGACCAGCGTGGGACACGAGATCCGCGCCAGCAAGGCGCCCGCACCGGCCAACCGATCGGAGTAA